The Nocardioides zeae genome includes the window TCGTCGTCGCGTTCGTGCTGGCCTCGGTGACGTCGCTGGCGGTGATCCTCGTGGTCGACCAGGTGCGGGACCGCCAGGCGGACGACCGCAGCGAGGACCGGTCCGACTCCCCGTCCGACGGCTCCGCCGACGATCCCGAGGACCCCGCCGACCGCGGGGGCGAGCCCGTCGACGTACCGGAGCTCGCGGCGCCCACGGAGCCGGCGCTCGCGGCGGCAGTGAGCGAGCCGCGTGAGGACTCGGTCTACCCGGAGGTCGGCGACCCCGGGGTGGACGCGCTGCACTACGCGATCGACTTCTCGTGGTTCCCCGACGACGACGAGTTCACGGCGACGACGGCGGTGACCTTCCGCGCGACGACCACGGCGGAGCGGTTCCAGCTCGACCTGGCGGAGCACCTCGACGTCGCGTCCGTCTCCGTGGACGGCGAGCCGACCGACGCCTTCGAGCACGACGGCAAGGACCTCGTGGTGGACGTCCCGGTGACCGCCGACGAGCGGTACGTCGTGGAGGTCGCCTACGGCGGCCCGCCCCAGCCGGTCGACGCGCCGACCACGCGGTCCGACTTCGAGGGCGTGGGCCTGCAGCGCTCCGACTCGTCCGGCTACGACGGCTGGCTGTGGACGATGCAGGAGCCGTACGGCGCGTTCACCTGGTATCCCGTCAACGACCAGCCCGCCGACAAGGCGATCTACGACATCACCGTGCACACGGCGCCCGACTGGCAGGGCGTCGCGAACGGCGTGCTGACCTTCTCCGAGGCGAACGACGTCGAGTCAGTCAACCGGTTCCACGCGGACGCCCCCATGTCGTCGTACCTGTCGACGATCGCCGTCGGCGACTACGAGCTGACGGAGGACGAGAGCGACTCGGGCGTCCCGCTGGCCTACTGGACCCCGTCCGGCGACGAGAGCATCCTCGCGGCGATCGAGGAGACGAAGGACGCGCTCGCCTGGGTGGAGGAGAAGCTCGGGCCCTACCCGTTCGACAGCCTCGGCTCCGTCGTCGTCGACTCCGAGAGCGCCATGGAGACCCAGACGATGATCACCTACGGCAACACCGGCTACACCCTGTCGCCCGAGGTGATCGTGCACGAGATCGTCCACCAGTGGTACGGCGACAAGGTGTCCCCCAACGACTGGCGCGACGTCTGGATGAACGAGGGCATGGCCATGTACCTCCAGATGCTCTACGAGG containing:
- a CDS encoding M1 family metallopeptidase yields the protein MSSPLPPPPPRSSSRSSSRSRSRSQGRGTVVIAFVVAFVLASVTSLAVILVVDQVRDRQADDRSEDRSDSPSDGSADDPEDPADRGGEPVDVPELAAPTEPALAAAVSEPREDSVYPEVGDPGVDALHYAIDFSWFPDDDEFTATTAVTFRATTTAERFQLDLAEHLDVASVSVDGEPTDAFEHDGKDLVVDVPVTADERYVVEVAYGGPPQPVDAPTTRSDFEGVGLQRSDSSGYDGWLWTMQEPYGAFTWYPVNDQPADKAIYDITVHTAPDWQGVANGVLTFSEANDVESVNRFHADAPMSSYLSTIAVGDYELTEDESDSGVPLAYWTPSGDESILAAIEETKDALAWVEEKLGPYPFDSLGSVVVDSESAMETQTMITYGNTGYTLSPEVIVHEIVHQWYGDKVSPNDWRDVWMNEGMAMYLQMLYEAEDLEVDPDEYVAIYGAEDQSYRDEAGPPADWDPDQFGQSNIYVPPGVMWHELRTRLGDEVFWEMTRAWPYAAGDAFVSTGREEYWAWLSEQAGGDLTPFLTEWLLGETEPATTF